In one Acetobacter sp. genomic region, the following are encoded:
- a CDS encoding sensor histidine kinase: protein MKHWSLASRIVSGTLVIVLGALILLSVLVAAFTRYEVTERLDNSLQEVAERLEFVIGELDKSDHASAAPGGEVARLPGVNRRTLAYQIASTDGRLEVRSQNAPDTLFVPHLQTGFYDLSEFRVYIVPSVSGHHYILVGEPTFHRNEAVRRATLISVMPMLIFFPAIWLLVRWRVRSAMQPLTSLQQEIRSRGGANLAPIPPLELPEELVAIHSAVNLLLERLKMALSTERAFAANAAHELRNPIGALLAQVQILRGMLEHSEHEERATTIMHQARRIGRMMEKLLQLSRVTSGIALTEDRFDLVPVIRFLAQELEREKDQTIELSGVSHLMIRGDMDAAGILFRNLLENAVLHGSLRQPVRVTVTESSEVLIFNDCNPLMPEILQDMEKPFVRGTTDAEGSGLGLAIVRQISLQLQADIRITSPVPGTARGIIVSVRFPSDEATVHVRNQS, encoded by the coding sequence ATGAAACACTGGAGTCTGGCGTCACGCATCGTGTCGGGCACTCTGGTCATCGTACTTGGCGCGTTGATTCTTCTCAGCGTTCTGGTCGCGGCTTTTACCCGTTACGAGGTCACGGAACGTCTCGACAACTCCCTGCAGGAAGTCGCGGAGCGTCTGGAATTCGTCATTGGCGAACTGGATAAAAGTGATCACGCTTCCGCCGCGCCGGGCGGGGAAGTCGCCCGGCTCCCCGGCGTGAATCGGCGCACGCTTGCCTATCAGATCGCTTCAACGGATGGTCGTCTTGAAGTCCGCTCCCAAAACGCGCCGGATACGCTTTTTGTTCCTCATCTGCAAACGGGATTCTACGATCTTTCCGAATTCCGCGTGTATATCGTGCCTTCGGTTTCCGGGCATCATTACATTCTTGTGGGTGAGCCGACCTTTCATAGAAATGAAGCGGTCAGACGGGCCACTCTGATTTCAGTCATGCCCATGCTGATCTTCTTTCCGGCGATCTGGCTTCTGGTCCGCTGGCGTGTGCGCAGCGCCATGCAGCCTCTTACCAGTCTGCAGCAGGAAATCAGAAGCCGAGGCGGAGCAAATCTGGCCCCTATCCCACCGCTGGAACTGCCGGAAGAACTCGTGGCGATCCACTCCGCCGTCAATCTTCTGCTGGAACGCCTGAAAATGGCGCTTTCGACCGAACGGGCGTTTGCAGCCAATGCCGCCCACGAACTCAGAAATCCAATCGGGGCACTTCTGGCGCAGGTGCAGATTCTAAGAGGGATGCTGGAGCACTCGGAACATGAAGAACGCGCTACCACCATCATGCATCAGGCCCGCCGAATTGGCAGAATGATGGAAAAACTCCTTCAACTCTCCCGTGTCACATCAGGCATTGCCCTGACCGAAGACAGGTTTGATCTGGTGCCTGTCATCCGATTTCTGGCGCAGGAGCTTGAGCGGGAAAAAGACCAGACTATTGAACTCTCAGGAGTATCACACCTCATGATACGGGGGGACATGGATGCTGCTGGTATCCTGTTCCGTAATCTTCTGGAAAACGCGGTTCTTCATGGCTCCCTGCGACAGCCGGTCCGGGTGACGGTCACAGAGAGTTCCGAGGTTCTGATCTTTAATGACTGCAACCCACTCATGCCGGAAATCTTGCAAGATATGGAGAAACCTTTCGTCAGAGGCACGACAGATGCGGAAGGCAGTGGACTCGGACTTGCGATCGTTCGGCAAATATCACTTCAGCTTCAGGCCGATATCAGGATTACGTCTCCTGTTCCCGGAACGGCAAGAGGCATCATCGTTTCCGTCCGCTTTCCATCCGACGAGGCGACTGTCCACGTCAGGAATCAGTCCTGA
- a CDS encoding response regulator transcription factor: MTITAPDGVEGIRVLLVEDDADIAEEISAELRGRDFHVTVAETGSSGLEQALAGQYNVMIVDRMLPELDGLSLIEAVRQKGGRTPVLVLSALGAVDDRVSGLKAGGDDYLTKPFAMVELIARIEALLRRPDDIRQTILRVGPLTMDLIDRTVKRDGREIELLPREFRLLEYLMRRPGQILTRAMLLEEVWNYRFTPQTNLVDVHIGKLRRKVDASGEQTLIHSIRGAGFTLQSSD; this comes from the coding sequence ATGACCATTACAGCGCCTGATGGCGTCGAAGGGATCCGGGTTCTGCTTGTCGAGGACGACGCTGACATCGCTGAAGAAATTTCAGCGGAACTGAGGGGGCGTGATTTTCACGTGACCGTTGCGGAGACGGGAAGCTCTGGTTTGGAGCAGGCGCTTGCCGGTCAGTATAATGTCATGATTGTTGATCGTATGCTGCCTGAGCTTGATGGCCTGTCTCTGATTGAGGCAGTCCGACAGAAGGGGGGCCGTACTCCGGTTCTTGTCCTGTCAGCGCTGGGCGCTGTTGATGACAGGGTGAGTGGTCTTAAGGCGGGCGGTGACGACTATCTGACAAAGCCGTTCGCCATGGTGGAACTGATTGCTCGGATTGAAGCGCTGCTGCGTCGTCCGGATGACATCCGTCAGACCATCTTGCGCGTCGGTCCGTTGACGATGGACCTCATTGACCGCACGGTGAAACGGGACGGGCGTGAAATCGAGCTGTTGCCACGGGAATTCCGGCTTCTGGAATATCTGATGCGTCGTCCGGGACAGATTCTGACGCGGGCGATGCTTCTTGAGGAAGTCTGGAACTATCGGTTCACGCCGCAGACCAATCTGGTGGATGTGCATATCGGAAAGCTGCGCCGCAAGGTGGACGCCTCTGGGGAGCAGACCCTGATTCACAGCATTCGGGGAGCGGGTTTTACCCTACAGTCTTCGGATTAG
- a CDS encoding response regulator transcription factor, which produces MKILLIEDESALGSAVRDHTRQAGHVVDWFRTLSDARAALRASAYDFLLLDLGLPDGNGRDLLRDIRRDRSAMAILITTARDQVSDRIAGLSDGADDYIVKPYDLDELVARIEAVARRYVALPDNVVTIGAIEIDLSRRQLRRDGHDVDLSAREWAIVELLARRPGALCSREQIEDALYGLSDDVESNAIEVFISRIRKKTEAGLIVTVRGRGYSLAGTASR; this is translated from the coding sequence ATGAAAATCCTGCTTATCGAAGATGAAAGCGCGCTTGGGTCGGCTGTCAGGGATCACACCCGGCAGGCAGGTCATGTCGTTGACTGGTTCAGAACCCTTTCCGACGCCCGTGCGGCCCTGCGGGCTTCTGCGTATGATTTCCTGCTGCTGGATCTGGGACTTCCGGATGGCAACGGCCGTGATCTCCTGCGGGACATCCGTCGTGATCGTTCAGCGATGGCGATCCTGATCACCACGGCGCGGGATCAGGTCAGCGACAGGATCGCGGGGCTGTCGGATGGCGCGGACGATTATATTGTCAAACCCTATGATCTGGACGAACTCGTGGCCCGCATCGAGGCTGTTGCCCGGCGTTATGTGGCATTGCCCGACAATGTCGTGACGATTGGCGCGATCGAGATTGACCTGTCCCGGCGGCAGCTCAGGCGCGATGGACATGATGTCGATCTTTCAGCGCGGGAATGGGCTATTGTCGAGCTTCTTGCGCGCCGCCCGGGCGCTTTGTGCAGTCGCGAACAGATCGAAGATGCTCTCTATGGCCTCAGTGACGATGTAGAGAGCAACGCCATTGAGGTTTTCATCAGCCGGATACGCAAGAAAACCGAAGCCGGTCTGATCGTGACCGTTCGCGGCCGGGGCTACAGCCTCGCGGGAACGGCGTCACGATGA
- a CDS encoding efflux RND transporter periplasmic adaptor subunit, translating into MSFRPAAVGWLPVLVCLSALLAHPSSAAESGQIITMGPKAQGNAALTVSTVQSGALGKTLEAMGTVTSEASRIVRLHPAGSGKVLHIAVVPGQHVRKGDVLLTYQDHALHLVRLEMARAQSALATAQAAYQNAAAAHDRGRLLAGSTVSEGENKRRLAAFQAAKSDIIARQADVDTLTHQLREEYNSVTESDRVQTSRSDETSAIIAPAAAEVQNISVGVADDVSPATELMTLSDISSVWIISDILPQDAAQVAEGSEQTTELVSDTGTTLLKSQITSVGDVADPATGLVRVISTVPNPDGRLRPGMFLNTHLPAQGKTTGIVVPESAVMDINGISIVFIPVGPDRFRPQEVRVSGTSNGQKVITSGLSAGERIVTHGAFALKEVMLVSDSDDGD; encoded by the coding sequence GTGAGTTTCAGGCCCGCTGCCGTCGGATGGCTTCCGGTGCTTGTCTGCCTGTCTGCCTTGCTTGCACACCCTTCATCAGCGGCGGAGAGCGGGCAGATCATCACAATGGGACCAAAGGCGCAGGGCAATGCCGCCCTGACTGTCTCGACGGTGCAGTCTGGCGCACTCGGCAAAACTCTCGAAGCCATGGGGACCGTCACATCCGAGGCGAGCCGCATTGTCCGCCTCCACCCCGCGGGTTCCGGAAAAGTCCTGCACATAGCCGTCGTCCCGGGACAGCACGTCCGCAAAGGTGATGTGCTCCTCACCTATCAGGATCACGCCCTGCATCTGGTGCGTCTTGAGATGGCCAGAGCCCAGTCCGCACTGGCGACAGCACAGGCAGCCTACCAGAACGCCGCCGCCGCCCACGATCGGGGACGGCTGCTCGCAGGATCAACGGTGTCGGAAGGAGAAAACAAACGTCGTCTGGCGGCGTTTCAGGCGGCAAAAAGTGATATCATCGCCCGGCAGGCCGATGTTGACACGCTGACCCACCAACTCAGGGAGGAATACAACTCCGTTACGGAATCAGACAGGGTCCAGACCAGCAGGTCCGACGAGACATCGGCGATCATCGCCCCTGCCGCAGCGGAAGTGCAGAACATATCCGTCGGCGTGGCGGACGACGTCTCCCCCGCCACGGAACTGATGACCCTTTCCGACATTTCTTCCGTCTGGATTATCTCGGATATTCTCCCACAGGATGCCGCTCAGGTGGCGGAAGGCAGCGAACAGACCACGGAACTCGTGTCGGATACCGGCACGACACTGCTGAAATCGCAGATAACCTCGGTGGGTGACGTGGCCGACCCGGCTACCGGTCTGGTGCGTGTCATAAGCACCGTTCCAAACCCGGACGGTCGTCTTCGTCCCGGTATGTTTCTTAACACCCACCTGCCCGCACAAGGAAAAACGACGGGCATCGTCGTGCCCGAAAGCGCCGTCATGGACATCAACGGTATAAGCATCGTCTTCATCCCGGTCGGTCCGGACCGGTTCCGCCCACAGGAAGTGCGCGTCAGCGGGACGAGCAATGGACAGAAAGTCATTACATCCGGCCTCTCGGCAGGGGAACGGATTGTGACGCACGGTGCGTTCGCCCTGAAGGAAGTGATGCTGGTCTCTGACTCGGATGACGGAGACTGA
- the ypfJ gene encoding KPN_02809 family neutral zinc metallopeptidase codes for MRLDDERESTNIEDMRGASGGGRRVPLRVGGIGGILLIVGALYFGVDPQIVLNLLEGGGGAVSSGPTVAQAPSPADDAQKRFIARVLASTEDVWTNYFTQMGRTYRPPHLVLFSGGINSACGYAQTAAGPFYCPADQKVYLDLGFFRELQDRLGAGGEFARAYVVAHEVGHHVQNQLGIMQQMNQQYGATQRGATSQSVRLELQADCFAGVWAKRADDARHILENGDVESGLNAASAVGDDRLQKETQGYVVPDSFTHGSSAQRVTWFRRGLGSGDIRQCDTFAASSL; via the coding sequence ATGCGTCTGGATGATGAACGCGAGAGCACCAATATTGAGGATATGCGTGGGGCCAGTGGCGGAGGCAGGCGCGTGCCTTTGCGGGTGGGCGGAATTGGCGGCATCCTGCTGATTGTCGGGGCACTTTATTTTGGCGTTGATCCACAGATCGTTCTCAATCTTCTGGAAGGTGGCGGTGGGGCGGTCAGCAGCGGTCCCACCGTTGCGCAGGCTCCATCCCCCGCCGATGACGCACAGAAGCGTTTCATCGCCCGGGTTCTGGCGTCCACGGAGGATGTCTGGACAAACTATTTCACGCAGATGGGACGAACCTACCGCCCTCCGCACCTGGTTCTTTTCAGCGGCGGCATAAATTCGGCCTGTGGTTACGCCCAGACCGCGGCTGGCCCGTTTTATTGCCCGGCGGATCAGAAGGTTTATCTGGACCTTGGCTTTTTCCGGGAGTTGCAGGACCGCCTCGGTGCTGGTGGTGAGTTTGCCCGCGCTTATGTCGTGGCGCATGAGGTCGGACATCACGTTCAGAACCAGTTGGGCATCATGCAGCAGATGAATCAGCAATATGGCGCGACTCAACGTGGTGCGACCAGTCAGTCGGTCCGTCTGGAGTTGCAGGCGGACTGTTTTGCGGGCGTCTGGGCAAAACGTGCTGACGACGCCAGACATATCCTTGAAAATGGCGATGTGGAGTCAGGTCTCAACGCCGCTTCAGCGGTTGGTGACGACAGACTTCAGAAAGAAACGCAGGGTTATGTTGTCCCGGACAGTTTTACCCATGGCAGTTCGGCGCAGCGTGTCACCTGGTTCCGTCGGGGGCTTGGCAGTGGCGACATCAGGCAGTGTGACACGTTCGCGGCGTCATCGCTGTGA
- a CDS encoding sensor histidine kinase — protein sequence MLGTIVVQFSLTYTQMTSVEFRRSGQVLNGEMKLLLAMTTEHLEYVIRERATDDLRLVVNEAGIFTASHQPVVGELRTWPDGLVADGKLHNVVMEPEEGSPYTLRFLAASMPDGHILVLGRSLHVLEEQKIMLRHASLVTLVPIVFFALLAGTWLSHRALTRVKEMHEAVDLIMQGDIHERLPAGAQQDELQRLAGSVNRMLDRLEQLMHDMRSVGDDIAHDLRTPLARVRVGLERALSGPQALSADALRAVIERAIGNLDQCFSIITALLRLTEIDNSKGRAAFTRIDLATLVYDIVDLYEPIAESEGIEFLAAFPEKRISVNGDRDLLIEMLGNLVDNAIKFTPSGGTVRISVSMTGHHPFIAVEDTGIGIQPDERQAVLSRFYRSDKSRHIPGSGLGLTLVASILRLHNAELKILDTQAGLPEKGVCFLIVFPASEAV from the coding sequence ATGCTTGGCACCATCGTCGTGCAGTTCAGCCTGACCTATACCCAGATGACATCGGTCGAATTCCGGAGGTCCGGTCAGGTCCTGAACGGCGAAATGAAGCTGCTTCTGGCGATGACGACGGAACATCTCGAATATGTTATCCGCGAGCGCGCCACCGATGATTTGAGACTTGTCGTGAATGAGGCAGGGATTTTTACGGCATCCCATCAACCGGTTGTCGGTGAGCTGCGTACATGGCCGGATGGTCTGGTCGCGGATGGCAAGCTCCACAATGTTGTGATGGAGCCGGAAGAGGGGAGTCCCTATACGCTGAGATTTCTCGCGGCGAGCATGCCGGACGGGCATATTCTTGTTCTTGGGCGTAGTCTGCATGTTCTGGAAGAGCAGAAGATCATGCTCCGGCATGCTTCGCTCGTCACTCTTGTTCCCATCGTCTTTTTTGCTCTCCTGGCGGGAACCTGGCTGAGTCACAGAGCGCTGACCCGTGTGAAGGAAATGCATGAAGCTGTCGATCTGATCATGCAGGGGGACATTCATGAACGGCTGCCCGCTGGCGCCCAGCAGGATGAGTTGCAGCGTCTGGCGGGCAGCGTCAACCGGATGCTGGACCGGCTGGAACAGCTTATGCATGACATGCGAAGCGTGGGAGACGATATTGCCCACGATCTGCGCACACCGCTGGCCCGTGTGCGGGTGGGGCTGGAAAGAGCTCTTTCAGGGCCGCAGGCCTTGTCCGCGGACGCCTTGCGGGCTGTAATTGAACGGGCAATCGGTAATCTGGACCAGTGTTTTTCTATCATAACGGCTTTGCTGAGACTGACGGAAATCGATAACAGCAAGGGGCGTGCGGCATTTACCAGAATAGATCTGGCGACGCTCGTGTATGATATTGTTGATCTCTATGAACCGATAGCAGAGAGTGAAGGTATAGAGTTTCTGGCTGCTTTTCCGGAGAAAAGGATTTCTGTAAACGGAGACAGGGATCTTTTGATCGAAATGCTTGGAAACCTTGTTGATAATGCAATAAAATTCACACCTTCTGGAGGAACGGTCCGGATTTCTGTCAGTATGACAGGGCATCATCCTTTCATTGCTGTCGAGGATACAGGCATAGGTATACAACCTGACGAACGGCAGGCTGTTTTATCCCGTTTTTACCGATCTGATAAAAGCAGACATATTCCTGGAAGTGGTCTGGGACTGACGCTGGTTGCCTCGATTTTGCGTTTGCATAATGCGGAATTGAAAATTCTTGATACTCAGGCGGGTCTTCCTGAAAAAGGAGTCTGTTTTCTGATTGTCTTTCCTGCTTCTGAAGCTGTGTAA
- a CDS encoding baseplate J/gp47 family protein, with amino-acid sequence MNLSLQNFSTLVSNSCAAAQSACSSLIDFTTGSVTRSIFEANATVALWIQYLILQTLSLTRLSTSFGDDVDTWIAQFGISRLPAAASTTTETFISLTPDSSSATVPVGAIVKSSDGSVLFSVTKDQTNQYWSESSNGYIRQNGVASITCPVTCTVAGSVGNVMSGVLNTLGTQISGIDTCTNLSNVSNGYDEETDESVKSRINLWFSSLSSATLSSIEYAIESSFPNIFYQIIENKDPSGYYRPGFFYVAVDDGSGDISSDNINKTIAAINVVRACGVEFSVIRSTTIPVSVAVPITVKTGTDMTGIEKTITTSISDYINSLTVGAVCSYTKISSVIFSAAENIVESIGVIMINQQSVDIGGQTGTVVRLKNIDFSVSYI; translated from the coding sequence ATGAATCTATCCTTACAGAATTTTTCAACATTGGTTTCAAATTCATGCGCGGCAGCCCAAAGCGCCTGTTCATCATTGATTGATTTCACAACGGGTTCAGTCACACGATCGATATTTGAAGCCAATGCAACAGTTGCGCTCTGGATACAGTATTTAATTCTTCAAACCTTATCGCTCACCAGACTTTCCACATCGTTTGGCGATGATGTTGATACCTGGATCGCACAATTCGGAATTTCCCGCCTGCCAGCAGCAGCATCCACTACAACAGAAACCTTTATCAGCCTGACTCCCGACTCCTCATCGGCAACAGTTCCTGTCGGAGCCATCGTCAAATCATCTGATGGAAGCGTATTGTTTTCCGTTACCAAGGATCAGACCAATCAGTATTGGTCAGAATCTTCAAACGGTTATATCCGTCAAAATGGTGTTGCATCCATCACATGCCCCGTCACGTGCACTGTCGCAGGTTCTGTTGGGAACGTCATGTCAGGTGTTCTCAATACACTTGGCACCCAGATTTCAGGCATCGACACATGCACCAACCTTTCAAACGTCAGCAATGGTTATGACGAAGAAACAGATGAATCGGTCAAATCCCGTATTAACCTGTGGTTCTCTTCATTATCCTCTGCAACGCTTTCGTCCATTGAATACGCCATAGAAAGCTCATTCCCAAATATTTTCTATCAGATCATAGAAAACAAGGATCCTTCCGGGTACTATAGACCCGGTTTTTTTTACGTTGCTGTTGATGATGGCTCCGGCGACATATCATCAGACAACATAAACAAAACAATAGCGGCGATAAATGTCGTTCGCGCTTGTGGAGTAGAATTTTCCGTCATTCGTTCCACAACAATTCCAGTGTCTGTGGCCGTTCCCATAACGGTAAAGACCGGAACAGACATGACAGGCATAGAAAAAACCATCACAACCAGCATATCTGATTATATCAACAGCCTCACCGTCGGAGCTGTATGCAGTTATACAAAAATATCCAGCGTCATTTTTTCTGCTGCCGAAAATATTGTAGAATCCATTGGCGTCATCATGATTAACCAGCAATCAGTTGATATAGGTGGACAGACCGGCACCGTTGTACGGTTGAAAAATATTGATTTTTCCGTATCCTATATTTAA
- a CDS encoding phage tail protein, whose translation MSDISHTSGYDLDITETGDLAVASGSDIGKQRITRRLCTNPGDYIFWTDYGAGLPQRIGNTDTLNDITSIILEQMKMESAISVSPTPSIKMHTLSDGTKKISIQYSDSTTDETTLMEI comes from the coding sequence GTGTCAGATATATCTCATACATCTGGATATGATCTTGATATTACTGAAACAGGTGATCTGGCTGTAGCATCCGGTTCAGATATTGGAAAACAACGCATTACCCGACGCCTATGCACCAATCCAGGTGATTACATTTTCTGGACTGACTATGGAGCAGGACTTCCTCAAAGAATAGGAAATACAGATACATTAAATGATATCACCTCCATTATATTAGAACAAATGAAAATGGAATCCGCTATTTCAGTATCACCAACACCCTCCATAAAAATGCACACCCTAAGTGACGGAACAAAAAAAATCAGCATACAGTACTCCGATTCAACTACGGATGAAACTACGCTGATGGAAATTTAA
- a CDS encoding efflux RND transporter permease subunit encodes MSTFLSALQTRRWLILGVIGLIFIAGCFAVRGLPVEAVPDISPQQVLVSVVAPGLATEEIERLITFPIEASMAGIPEMTDLRSVSRSGVSVVYLQFADDTDINLDRARVQERLQQARDTISVPGISVNIGPLATGLGEIMQLQIKGDGYSLMDLNRLMTWTVAPQLKLVSGVVDVNVNGGAEQTFQVALDQARLLALGVSVDDVFRAVDGNNAASGGGWIEHGEEQQIVVGRGLIGSLDEFGSIPVRTNANGTAIFLRDVGHISMGPRTRLGAVTRDGQGEIVIGVIMMRMGASSDATLAAIHAALPDIRRSLPKGVSLDPYYVRSTLTDSTIRTVKENLVVGALLVIGVLIVVIGDWRASLVIASVIPFALVCAMTGMRWFGISANLLSLGAIDFGMIVDSSLVVVESLMTHRARDQATGQKTPLAALAIASASEVLRPVSFGILVIIMVYLPILTLQAIEGKMFRPMAQTVIMALLASLFYCIVCVPVLAALVMKSVGRHSDTRLVAVLRRGYAPLLNWCEHRPRILFGTTTAVFVFSIWVGLHLGGEFIPSLGEGALTVTTTRLPGISLPQALKEVSIQERILRRFPEVTAVVSNTGTSAIPTDPMGVNETDSFIFLKPPSQWTTARTQEGLVMAMSRVLGTELPGVAQSWSQPVQMRMDDLLAGVRSQIAVSVYGDDLDTLARLGDRVAAVLKAVPGAADVAPQGKGTVSFIHIDIDRRQAARLGISQQELLNVVEAVGGHIGRSVTVDDALISTQVRYDPAQVGTRDQIARLRIRRADGRGAVLLSEVAKVTVQDGPPRIGRDNIRRRLIVQANVRGRDLSSFVVEAQKAVGTKIRLPVGYRIVWAGQFQNLRSAMARLEIVVPIALALIFALLITALNSVRLAGLVFINLPIAATGGILALALRGLPFSISAGIGFIALFGVAVLNGVVLVTAITSLRQAGRNAAGAAFEAAEERFRPVMATALVASLGFIPMAISSSAGAEVERPLATVVIGGLISSTLLTLLVLPSLYARIMKNRIS; translated from the coding sequence ATGTCTACCTTTCTATCCGCTCTCCAGACGCGGCGCTGGCTGATCCTCGGAGTTATTGGCCTGATCTTCATCGCAGGATGTTTCGCTGTACGTGGCCTCCCTGTGGAGGCCGTGCCTGACATTTCCCCCCAGCAGGTGCTGGTTTCCGTCGTTGCGCCGGGACTTGCCACGGAAGAAATCGAGCGACTGATCACCTTTCCGATCGAGGCCAGTATGGCCGGCATTCCGGAGATGACCGATCTCAGGTCGGTCTCACGGTCCGGGGTCTCCGTCGTTTACCTCCAGTTCGCCGATGATACGGATATCAATCTCGATCGCGCCCGAGTTCAGGAGCGGCTTCAGCAGGCCCGTGACACGATATCCGTGCCCGGGATCAGCGTGAATATCGGACCGCTGGCGACCGGCCTCGGCGAGATCATGCAGTTGCAGATCAAGGGCGACGGCTATTCCCTGATGGATCTGAACCGCCTGATGACATGGACCGTGGCGCCTCAGCTGAAGCTGGTTTCGGGTGTCGTGGACGTCAACGTCAATGGTGGCGCGGAACAGACCTTTCAGGTGGCTCTCGATCAGGCCCGCCTTCTGGCGCTCGGTGTTTCGGTCGATGACGTTTTCCGCGCGGTGGACGGCAACAACGCCGCATCCGGCGGCGGCTGGATCGAACATGGTGAAGAGCAGCAGATCGTCGTCGGGCGCGGCCTGATCGGCTCGCTCGACGAATTCGGCTCCATTCCCGTCCGGACCAACGCCAATGGCACCGCGATTTTCCTGCGGGATGTCGGACACATCTCCATGGGGCCGAGAACACGCCTTGGCGCCGTCACGCGGGACGGTCAGGGTGAAATCGTCATCGGCGTCATCATGATGCGCATGGGGGCGAGTTCAGACGCCACGCTGGCCGCCATCCACGCGGCGCTCCCGGATATTCGCCGGTCTCTTCCCAAAGGCGTCAGCCTCGATCCCTACTATGTCCGTTCGACACTGACGGACAGCACCATCAGAACGGTCAAGGAAAACCTTGTCGTTGGAGCGCTTCTGGTCATCGGCGTCCTGATTGTGGTCATCGGTGACTGGAGGGCGTCACTGGTCATTGCATCCGTCATCCCGTTTGCTCTCGTCTGCGCCATGACAGGCATGCGCTGGTTCGGGATTTCGGCCAATCTGCTGAGTCTCGGGGCCATTGATTTCGGGATGATCGTCGACAGTTCGCTTGTCGTGGTGGAAAGTCTCATGACCCACCGCGCGCGGGATCAGGCCACCGGACAGAAGACGCCGCTGGCTGCTCTTGCGATTGCATCGGCGTCGGAAGTCCTCCGTCCCGTGAGCTTTGGTATTCTCGTCATCATCATGGTCTATCTGCCGATCCTGACCCTGCAGGCCATTGAGGGCAAGATGTTCCGGCCCATGGCGCAGACCGTGATCATGGCCCTGCTGGCCTCGCTCTTTTACTGCATCGTCTGCGTGCCGGTGCTCGCGGCTCTGGTGATGAAATCTGTCGGCCGCCACAGTGATACACGTCTGGTCGCCGTTCTCCGCCGTGGTTATGCTCCGCTCCTGAACTGGTGCGAGCACCGGCCCCGGATACTCTTCGGCACGACGACCGCAGTTTTTGTGTTTTCCATCTGGGTCGGGCTGCATCTTGGCGGCGAGTTCATCCCCTCTCTCGGTGAAGGCGCACTGACGGTGACAACGACGCGGCTGCCCGGAATCTCGCTGCCTCAGGCCCTGAAGGAAGTCAGTATTCAGGAGCGTATCCTGCGCCGGTTTCCCGAGGTGACTGCCGTTGTCAGCAACACGGGAACCTCGGCCATCCCCACCGATCCGATGGGCGTCAACGAGACGGACAGTTTCATTTTCCTCAAACCGCCTTCCCAGTGGACCACGGCGCGGACACAGGAAGGGCTGGTCATGGCGATGAGCAGGGTGTTGGGCACGGAACTGCCCGGCGTCGCGCAGTCCTGGAGCCAGCCGGTGCAGATGCGGATGGATGACCTTCTCGCCGGCGTCCGGAGTCAGATTGCGGTCTCGGTCTACGGCGATGATCTCGACACGCTTGCCCGCCTTGGTGACAGGGTGGCGGCTGTTCTGAAAGCCGTGCCCGGAGCGGCTGACGTTGCCCCTCAGGGGAAGGGAACCGTTTCCTTCATCCATATCGACATCGACCGCAGACAGGCGGCGCGTCTCGGAATCTCACAGCAGGAACTCCTGAATGTTGTCGAAGCTGTAGGCGGCCATATCGGACGGTCGGTCACAGTCGATGACGCCCTGATCAGCACGCAGGTTCGTTATGATCCCGCTCAGGTCGGCACACGGGACCAGATCGCCCGTCTCAGGATACGTCGCGCGGACGGACGCGGGGCGGTTCTGCTCTCCGAGGTCGCAAAGGTCACGGTGCAGGACGGTCCTCCCCGTATCGGCCGGGACAACATCCGCCGTCGCCTGATTGTTCAGGCCAATGTGCGCGGACGTGACCTGAGTTCCTTCGTGGTGGAAGCCCAGAAGGCCGTCGGCACGAAAATCCGCCTGCCCGTGGGCTACCGCATTGTCTGGGCCGGCCAGTTCCAGAACCTGCGTTCGGCCATGGCGCGTCTGGAAATTGTCGTGCCGATCGCTCTGGCTCTGATTTTCGCCCTGCTGATCACCGCGCTGAATTCCGTGCGACTGGCCGGGCTGGTTTTCATCAATCTGCCCATCGCCGCGACAGGCGGTATTCTGGCCCTCGCCCTTCGGGGTCTGCCTTTCAGCATTTCAGCCGGAATCGGGTTTATTGCGCTGTTCGGCGTGGCCGTTCTGAACGGTGTGGTGCTTGTGACAGCCATAACCTCCCTGCGTCAGGCAGGCCGGAACGCCGCGGGTGCGGCGTTCGAAGCGGCGGAGGAGCGTTTCCGGCCCGTCATGGCGACCGCGCTGGTGGCCAGTCTGGGTTTCATTCCCATGGCCATCTCAAGCAGCGCCGGCGCTGAAGTCGAGCGACCTCTGGCGACAGTTGTGATCGGTGGACTGATCTCCTCGACCCTTCTGACGTTACTTGTGCTGCCATCGCTCTATGCCCGGATCATGAAAAATCGCATCTCATGA